GCATTTGAGTAGTATCGAAAACGCACAACCGGGAGAAACAATGGTTAAGACCTCATCATCAATTCCGAAAAATGATTCAAAAGAAAATTTACCCGTAAATGAAACCGCGTCCAAACCGATTCCTGATTACGGTAAGATACCACCTATGGAAACTACTACAGATTTACTGACCCAATCGGAAGATGTATCTGCGCCGAAATATTCGGATTTGGAATCGCATCGCGAGGCGATATGTGACTGCAGCAAATGTCCTCTGGGGCAGACCCGTACCAAATTTGTTTATGGGGTTGGAAATCCCCGGGCGAAAATAATGTTTATCGGCGAAGCGCCCGGGCGCGATGAGGATATGCAGGGCGAGCCGTTTGTCGGTCGGGCCGGAAAATTGCTCGATAAAATTATCGCGGCCATTGGATTTGCTCGCGAGGATGTTTATATTGCCAATATACTGAAGTGCCGTCCGCCTAATAATCGCGATCCGCAACCGGATGAAATGAATTTGTGCATGCCGTATCTGAAAGAGCAGATTCGGCTGATAAAACCGCAGTTCATTTGCGCGTTGGGGCGCATTGCCGTTCAGGGGTTATTGGATACGACAGCGCCTCTGGGGAGCCTTCGGCGCAAATGGCATCGGTTTGAAGGGATTCCTTTTCTGGCAACTTATCACCCGGCGGCATTACTGAGATTTGCTAAATATAAACGGGATACCTGGGAAGATATGCAGGTATTGATGAAAGAATATGAACGGATAAACAATGACGACCAATAGAACTAAAATTGACCGGCAACCACCGCATTCACTGGACGCCGAACAAGCGGTTCTGGGATCGATGCTGACCAGCGAGAGCGCGATCGGTCAGGCGATTGAGGTATTGCAGTCGAGCCGAAGATTTTACTCGCCCGGTCATCGTAAGATTTTTGATGCCATCTTAGATCTGTTTGAAAAATCACAGCCGGCAGATATTGTAACCGTTTCAAATCATCTTGAAAAAAACGGGATGCTCGAAGATTGCGGCGGGCGCAAATATCTAACCGAGCTGGCCAGCGGCGTGGCGACTTCGGCCAACGTCGTTTATTACGCCGAAAACGTTTTGGAAGCCGCGACACTCCGTGATATGATATACTCTTCGGCGGAAATAATAGACCTTTGTTATCGTCAGGAAAAGAACGCTGATGAACTTCTCGATGAGGCCGAGCAGAAAATATTCGATATATCGGAGGGGCGTCTCCGTACCGATTTCGCTAATATTAGAGAATTAGTTCCACATACGTTTTTGGAAATTGAAGAATACAAAGAAACAAAAGGTGGATTGCTGGGGGCGCCCACAGGCTTCGTCGAATTAGACAACATGACTGCCGGATTACATGCCGGTGATTTAATAGTAATCGCGGGGCGTCCATCAATGGGTAAGTCGGCGCTGGCTTTAAATATTATTGAAAATTATTGTCTGGAAACGAAAAAGGCCGCTGCATTTTTCTCTCTGGAAATGTCAAAGGAACAACTGGCGCTTCGCTTAATCTGTGGCCGGGGGAAAATATCATCGCATAGGCTAAGGCGGGGAATGGTCTCAGGGGATGAATTGCATCATTTGGCAGTTGCCGCCGGCCCATTTTACGAAGTTGATTTGTTTATAGATGATTCTCCCTCGATGACCGTTTTACAGATGAGAGCCAAAGCAAGAAGACTTGCTTCAAAGAATGAATTGGGTTTGATAATTATAGACTACCTTCAATTAATGACTGGGAGCCGTTACGCCGAAAACAGGGTACAAGAAATCTCAATGATAACCAGAAGCTTGAAAAGTTTGGCCCGTGAACTCAACGTTCCGGTTATTGCCGTCAGTCAGCTGTCGCGCGGGGTTGAGATGCGGCCCAACAAGCGCCCGCAATTATCCGATTTGCGTGAATCAGGCGCAATTGAGCAGG
The Candidatus Zixiibacteriota bacterium genome window above contains:
- the dnaB gene encoding replicative DNA helicase, translating into MTTNRTKIDRQPPHSLDAEQAVLGSMLTSESAIGQAIEVLQSSRRFYSPGHRKIFDAILDLFEKSQPADIVTVSNHLEKNGMLEDCGGRKYLTELASGVATSANVVYYAENVLEAATLRDMIYSSAEIIDLCYRQEKNADELLDEAEQKIFDISEGRLRTDFANIRELVPHTFLEIEEYKETKGGLLGAPTGFVELDNMTAGLHAGDLIVIAGRPSMGKSALALNIIENYCLETKKAAAFFSLEMSKEQLALRLICGRGKISSHRLRRGMVSGDELHHLAVAAGPFYEVDLFIDDSPSMTVLQMRAKARRLASKNELGLIIIDYLQLMTGSRYAENRVQEISMITRSLKSLARELNVPVIAVSQLSRGVEMRPNKRPQLSDLRESGAIEQDADLVIFVYREDYYLAKELPEDDPKRLQAENKAELIVAKQRNGPTGKINVSFLKEFARFENLAIGYREAPGPPVESGDTPF
- a CDS encoding uracil-DNA glycosylase; the protein is MNDELKELYELASRALSCQAEFGHRELILEKSTLTHLSSIENAQPGETMVKTSSSIPKNDSKENLPVNETASKPIPDYGKIPPMETTTDLLTQSEDVSAPKYSDLESHREAICDCSKCPLGQTRTKFVYGVGNPRAKIMFIGEAPGRDEDMQGEPFVGRAGKLLDKIIAAIGFAREDVYIANILKCRPPNNRDPQPDEMNLCMPYLKEQIRLIKPQFICALGRIAVQGLLDTTAPLGSLRRKWHRFEGIPFLATYHPAALLRFAKYKRDTWEDMQVLMKEYERINNDDQ